One genomic segment of Hordeum vulgare subsp. vulgare chromosome 2H, MorexV3_pseudomolecules_assembly, whole genome shotgun sequence includes these proteins:
- the LOC123431431 gene encoding ethylene-responsive transcription factor ERF084-like, whose protein sequence is MAPKKTPKGKSGFFDVRQKPSGNWGVEFSDVGRRWWIDTYPCAHEAARAYDVAVWHAERPREHLNFPEIESRVEAEMLVPQGIKMKEITTKKKTTKKPLVVVNAGETDEEVMARFAREHPDYVQAELEHYWKCEAEQKKKEDEAGPSMVIPIESSSEED, encoded by the coding sequence ATGGCGCCGAAGAAGACGCCGAAGGGCAAGTCGGGCTTCTTCGACGTGAGGCAGAAGCCCTCCGGTAACTGGGGAGTGGAGTTCTCCGATgtcgggaggcgttggtggatcgaCACGTACCCCTGCGCCCACGAGGCTGCGCGTGCCTACGACGTGGCGGTGTGGCATGCCGAGAGGCCTCGGGAGCACCTTAACTTCCCAGAGATCGAGAGTCGGGTGGAAGCGGAGATGCTTGTGCCGCAAGGCATCAAGATGAAGGAGatcacgacgaagaagaagacgacgaagaagcCATTGGTTGTCGTCAATGCCGGCGAGACCGACGAGGAGGTGATGGCGAGGTTTGCTAGGGAGCATCCGGATTACGTCCAGGCCGAGCTGGAGCACTACTGGAAGTGTGAggcggagcagaagaagaaggaggacgaggccgGTCCCTCGATGGTGATCCCCATCGAGTCCTCTTCTGAGGAGGACTGA